One Polaribacter sp. KT25b DNA segment encodes these proteins:
- a CDS encoding M14 family zinc carboxypeptidase — MKKLLLFFFLFTISLSAQEVDLSYYLPKNTTYNQNIPTPKSVIGHEVGEWHITHDKLVEYMKVLASSSDRISIENRGTTYENRPLLLLTITSPENHKNLENIRQKHLDATDDAAVDISKNPIVVYQGFSIHGNEPSGSNAALAVAYYLAAAENIDELLNNTVILFDPSFNPDGLQRFAYWANTNKNKNINPDPNDREYAEVWPGGRTNHYQFDMNRDWLPVQLPESKARIASFHKWLPNILTDHHEMGSNSSFFFQPGIPSRTNPLTPQMNQDLTKEIATYHAKALDKIGSLYYSEESFDDFYYGKGSTFPDINGSIGILFEQASSRGHAQETENGILTFPFTIRNQFTAALSTLEAAKNMRVKVLQYQQDFYKESKNSGEKKAIVFGDEKDAAKSFLLAEVLKRHQIKIHEVASDFTENGKKFKKGYSYVVPMNQKNQRLVKAMFDVRTKFKDSLFYDVSAWTFNHAFGVDYVENIPLSKAGNEITDLKMKVGKVSSKSDYGYLMPWNEYYTPKALNAILQKELRAKVAMKNFKNRGNDYDYGTIFIPVQNQKLNADELHRFLEEVAIESNVKITGVTTGLNDGIDLGSGNFKVITKPKVAMLVGDGIAGNDSGEIWHLFDQRFDMTLTRLDMSYFRRIDISKYTHIVIPSSNISSSAIDKLKTWVQNGGVLIGYKNTAKWLASNKMISLNFESSKIDEIKNVSFEDRSLQSGAQYIGGAIFEATVDRSHPINFGYKNEKLALFRNSTMFITADKKSYNNPIQYTSNPLLSGYISKENSKLIKNTVPFKAQRLGKGRVIVFTDNTNFRAFWFGTNKLLMNTIFFGDMM, encoded by the coding sequence ATGAAAAAACTACTGTTATTTTTTTTCTTATTTACTATTTCTTTATCAGCACAAGAAGTTGATTTGTCTTATTACTTGCCAAAAAATACAACATACAATCAAAACATACCAACACCTAAATCTGTAATTGGTCATGAAGTAGGTGAGTGGCATATTACACACGATAAATTAGTGGAATATATGAAAGTTTTAGCTTCTTCTTCGGATAGAATCTCCATCGAAAATAGAGGCACAACTTATGAGAATAGACCTTTATTATTACTCACAATTACATCGCCAGAAAATCATAAAAATTTAGAAAACATTAGACAAAAACACCTTGATGCAACAGATGATGCTGCTGTAGATATTTCTAAAAATCCAATTGTTGTCTATCAAGGATTTTCTATTCATGGTAATGAGCCAAGTGGTTCTAATGCTGCTTTGGCAGTTGCTTATTATTTGGCTGCGGCAGAAAATATTGACGAATTATTAAACAATACTGTTATCCTTTTTGATCCTTCTTTTAATCCTGATGGATTGCAACGTTTTGCATATTGGGCAAATACAAACAAGAATAAAAACATAAATCCAGATCCAAATGACAGAGAATATGCTGAGGTTTGGCCAGGTGGAAGAACGAACCATTATCAGTTTGATATGAACAGAGATTGGTTGCCAGTTCAATTGCCAGAAAGTAAGGCAAGAATAGCAAGTTTTCATAAATGGTTGCCAAATATTTTAACAGATCATCATGAAATGGGAAGTAATTCTAGTTTCTTTTTTCAACCGGGAATTCCGAGTAGAACAAATCCGTTAACACCACAAATGAACCAAGATTTAACCAAAGAAATTGCAACGTATCATGCAAAAGCGTTAGATAAAATTGGTTCTTTATATTATTCCGAAGAAAGTTTTGATGATTTTTATTATGGAAAAGGTTCTACGTTTCCAGATATTAATGGAAGTATCGGAATTTTGTTTGAACAAGCAAGTTCTAGAGGTCATGCACAAGAAACAGAAAACGGAATTTTAACATTCCCTTTTACCATTAGAAATCAATTTACAGCAGCTTTATCAACTTTAGAAGCGGCAAAAAATATGAGAGTAAAAGTCTTACAATATCAACAAGATTTTTATAAAGAATCTAAAAATTCTGGAGAGAAAAAAGCCATTGTTTTTGGTGATGAAAAAGATGCAGCTAAAAGTTTTTTATTGGCAGAAGTTTTAAAACGTCATCAAATTAAAATTCACGAAGTTGCTTCTGATTTTACAGAAAACGGAAAAAAATTTAAAAAAGGTTACAGTTATGTTGTGCCAATGAATCAGAAAAATCAACGTTTGGTAAAAGCAATGTTTGATGTAAGAACAAAGTTTAAAGATAGTTTGTTTTATGATGTTTCTGCCTGGACTTTTAATCATGCTTTTGGCGTTGATTATGTAGAAAATATTCCGCTTTCAAAAGCAGGAAATGAAATCACCGATTTGAAAATGAAAGTTGGTAAAGTTTCTTCTAAAAGTGATTATGGATATTTAATGCCTTGGAATGAATATTACACGCCAAAAGCGCTAAATGCAATTTTACAAAAAGAGTTACGCGCCAAAGTTGCTATGAAAAACTTTAAAAATCGAGGAAACGATTATGATTACGGAACGATTTTTATTCCTGTGCAAAATCAGAAATTAAATGCTGATGAGTTACATCGGTTTTTAGAAGAAGTAGCAATAGAGAGTAATGTAAAAATTACAGGAGTAACAACGGGTTTAAATGATGGAATTGATTTAGGAAGCGGAAATTTTAAGGTAATTACAAAACCAAAAGTAGCTATGTTGGTTGGTGATGGAATTGCAGGCAACGATTCTGGAGAAATTTGGCATTTGTTCGATCAACGTTTTGATATGACTTTAACGCGTTTAGATATGAGTTATTTTAGAAGAATTGATATCAGTAAATACACGCATATTGTAATTCCGAGTAGCAATATATCCAGTTCAGCTATCGATAAATTAAAAACTTGGGTACAAAATGGCGGTGTTTTAATTGGCTATAAAAACACAGCTAAATGGTTAGCAAGTAATAAAATGATTAGTTTGAATTTTGAGAGTTCAAAAATTGATGAGATTAAAAATGTCTCTTTTGAAGATCGTTCTTTACAATCTGGAGCGCAGTATATTGGAGGTGCTATTTTTGAAGCAACTGTAGACAGATCTCATCCTATCAACTTTGGATATAAGAATGAAAAATTAGCCTTATTTAGAAATTCAACAATGTTTATTACTGCGGATAAAAAGAGTTATAATAATCCGATTCAGTATACTTCAAATCCGTTATTGAGTGGTTATATTTCTAAGGAAAACTCAAAATTAATTAAAAACACAGTTCCTTTTAAAGCGCAGAGGTTAGGTAAAGGTAGGGTTATTGTTTTTACTGATAATACAAACTTTAGAGCTTTTTGGTTCGGAACAAATAAATTGCTCATGAATACTATTTTCTTTGGAGATATGATGTAG
- a CDS encoding CRTAC1 family protein, whose protein sequence is MGDLDQDGLQDMILIEHSWRVLIFWNNGGAFSKPKVLTKGDLHGVTIADYDFDGLINLIVVQGGGGGSKPRNPLLYQINKDRTIVRGSQIEGLEKMRGRASKLIDNDSNGILDLLITGFPTPEQLKNGANNFHSNDGKGNFTFLNKLPKGDRLSYKTLLTDFNNDTISDFIFYGGKNIIAVKGEKGMTFSEADKNVLGDAAKTIEASSISEIDFDNDGDFDLFITSAAHAFNNIDFYDKENKRFAFFERFKPYTIEKLKIDGNFKIENVQMSYPNFDVFIGKNKQKLDIKNMSKDYKNFSLTQKEAKGFPSETKKNGLYIGYVGNGYWKVHADTKAAPTAGVIHNVIEAPELISTEKMHAKLLENRNGIFVDVTTKMGISIPEQTTGATVGDFNNDGFSDLFVVRFGNPASENKQILLMNQKGKSFKNIKNHNIISKELGAVGSQAQTIDYDADGDQDIIYANERGNWHLYTNNSINNNNFITIKVGNSPNKDTSPQGAILTIKTCNNIYKRVVGATSSPYSQGLNTALHIGLGKCNKIEEAKILWTNGEELAFDINEINTSIFVGKN, encoded by the coding sequence ATTGGCGATTTAGATCAAGATGGTTTACAAGATATGATTTTAATAGAACATAGCTGGCGTGTTTTAATTTTCTGGAATAATGGAGGAGCTTTTAGCAAACCTAAAGTACTTACTAAGGGAGATTTACATGGCGTTACTATTGCAGATTATGATTTTGATGGTCTTATTAATCTTATTGTTGTTCAAGGTGGCGGCGGTGGTTCTAAACCAAGAAATCCGCTTTTGTATCAAATAAATAAAGACAGAACTATAGTTCGTGGAAGTCAAATTGAAGGCTTAGAAAAAATGCGAGGAAGAGCTTCAAAATTAATAGACAACGACTCTAATGGTATTTTAGATCTTTTAATAACTGGTTTCCCTACTCCAGAACAACTTAAAAATGGTGCTAATAATTTTCATAGTAATGATGGTAAAGGAAATTTTACGTTTTTAAACAAATTACCAAAAGGAGATAGATTAAGTTATAAAACGCTCTTAACCGATTTTAATAATGATACTATTTCTGATTTTATTTTTTATGGAGGTAAAAATATAATTGCTGTAAAAGGAGAAAAAGGAATGACTTTTTCTGAAGCAGATAAAAATGTTTTAGGTGATGCTGCAAAAACTATTGAAGCTAGTTCTATTTCTGAAATTGATTTTGATAATGATGGAGATTTTGATTTATTTATTACTTCTGCAGCTCACGCCTTTAATAACATCGATTTTTATGATAAAGAAAACAAACGTTTTGCTTTTTTTGAAAGATTTAAGCCCTACACAATTGAAAAATTGAAAATTGATGGGAATTTTAAAATAGAAAACGTACAAATGTCTTATCCTAATTTTGATGTTTTCATAGGGAAAAATAAACAAAAATTAGATATAAAAAATATGTCTAAAGATTATAAAAACTTTAGCTTAACTCAAAAAGAAGCAAAAGGTTTTCCTTCTGAAACTAAAAAAAATGGACTTTACATTGGTTATGTTGGCAATGGGTATTGGAAAGTACATGCAGACACAAAAGCAGCGCCAACAGCTGGTGTAATTCATAATGTTATAGAAGCTCCAGAATTAATTTCTACAGAAAAAATGCACGCAAAATTACTAGAAAACAGAAATGGTATTTTTGTTGATGTTACCACAAAAATGGGTATTTCTATTCCAGAACAAACTACTGGTGCAACAGTTGGTGATTTTAATAATGATGGCTTTTCTGATTTATTTGTTGTTCGTTTTGGAAATCCAGCATCAGAAAACAAACAGATTTTATTAATGAATCAAAAAGGAAAATCTTTTAAGAATATTAAAAATCATAACATTATTTCTAAAGAATTAGGCGCTGTTGGTAGCCAAGCACAAACTATAGATTATGATGCAGATGGAGATCAAGATATTATTTACGCAAATGAACGAGGAAACTGGCATTTATACACAAACAACAGTATAAATAATAATAATTTTATTACCATAAAAGTTGGCAATTCTCCTAATAAAGACACAAGTCCGCAAGGCGCAATTTTAACTATAAAAACCTGTAATAATATTTACAAAAGAGTTGTTGGCGCAACCTCTTCTCCTTACAGTCAGGGCTTAAATACTGCGCTTCATATTGGTTTAGGAAAATGTAATAAAATTGAAGAAGCAAAAATTCTTTGGACTAATGGAGAGGAATTAGCCTTTGATATTAACGAAATAAACACAAGCATTTTTGTAGGTAAAAATTGA